A stretch of the Argentina anserina chromosome 6, drPotAnse1.1, whole genome shotgun sequence genome encodes the following:
- the LOC126798824 gene encoding nuclear cap-binding protein subunit 2 produces MASLFKDQAKLSQYRDRRFPGSQEEFEQALLASTTVYIGNMSFYTTEEQVYELFARAGEIKKIIMGLDKNTKTPCGFCFVLFYSREDTEDAVKYISGTILDDRPIRVDFDWGFQEGRQWGRGRSGGQVRDEYRTDYDPGRGGYGKLVQKELEAPRTLVDYGTGSLGSFPPVMPPPHYGRQGGGNNHGGSHRHGRGDFHRKRQRDDDRPSYENSKRSSNYESLKNSDHDSRPEKNPRFRESGDSDDEEEDGKKRRP; encoded by the exons ATGGCTTCATTGTTCAAG GATCAAGCGAAGCTTTCACAATATCGGGATAGAAGATTTCCTGGATCACAAGAGGAATTTGAGCAAGCACTTCTGGCATCAACCACTGTTTATATTGGGAACATGTCTTTCTATACAACAGAAGAGCAAGTGTATGAGCTCTTTGCTCGTGCTGGAGAAATCAAGAAGATTATTATGGGCTTGGATAAGAATACAAAAACCCCTTGTGGGTTTTGTTTTGTCCT ATTCTATTCTCGAGAAGACACTGAGGATGCTGTAAAATATATAAGCGGGACTATTCTTGATGATCGTCCTATTCGTGTGGATTTTGATTGGGGTTTCCAAGAAGGAAGGCAATGGGGTCGAGGGCGAAGTGGTGGACAG GTTCGTGATGAATACCGTACTGATTATGATCCAG GTAGAGGTGGATATGGTAAATTAGTTCAAAAGGAGTTGGAAGCTCCGAGAACCCTTGTTGACTATGGTACTGGATCATTGGGTTCTTTCCCTCCAGTCATGCCTCCTCCTCACT ATGGTAGACAGGGGGGAGGCAATAATCATGGTGGTTCTCATCGGCATGGTAGAG GGGATTTTCATCGGAAACGACAGCGTGATGATGACCGCCCGTCATATGAGAATTCAAAGAGAAGCTCAAATTATGAATCACTGAAGAACTCTGATCATGACTCTAGACCG GAGAAAAATCCACGGTTTCGTGAGAGTGGTGACtctgatgatgaggaagaggaTGGCAAAAAGCGGCGACCTTAA
- the LOC126798155 gene encoding protein NUCLEAR FUSION DEFECTIVE 6, mitochondrial isoform X2 encodes MAASTAARSIFRSCAGRSCASAARFATESKAARSPFRIGPKQPTSSSPSLRCPVELSFCVESMLPYHTATASALMTSMLSITRRSYGWLPEACNDDV; translated from the exons ATGGCCGCCTCAACCGCCGCCAGATCCATTTTCCGGTCCTGCGCCGGCCGGAGCTGCGCCTCGGCCGCTCGGTTCGCCACTGAATCGAAAGCTGCTCGCTCACCGTTCCGCATAGGACCCAAGCAGCCCACATCATCATCTCCTTCTCTCAG GTGTCCTGTTGAATTGAGCTTCTGTGTGGAGTCGATGCTGCCCTACCACACTGCCACTGCCTCGGCTTTGATGACTTCCATGCTTTCCATCACTCGCCGCAGCTACGGTTGGCTTCCTGAAG CTTGCAATGATGATGTGTGA
- the LOC126798155 gene encoding protein NUCLEAR FUSION DEFECTIVE 6, mitochondrial isoform X4 — MAASTAARSIFRSCAGRSCASAARFATESKAARSPFRIGPKQPTSSSPSLRCPVELSFCVESMLPYHTATASALMTSMLSITRRSYGWLPEDS; from the exons ATGGCCGCCTCAACCGCCGCCAGATCCATTTTCCGGTCCTGCGCCGGCCGGAGCTGCGCCTCGGCCGCTCGGTTCGCCACTGAATCGAAAGCTGCTCGCTCACCGTTCCGCATAGGACCCAAGCAGCCCACATCATCATCTCCTTCTCTCAG GTGTCCTGTTGAATTGAGCTTCTGTGTGGAGTCGATGCTGCCCTACCACACTGCCACTGCCTCGGCTTTGATGACTTCCATGCTTTCCATCACTCGCCGCAGCTACGGTTGGCTTCCTGAAG ATTCTTGA
- the LOC126798155 gene encoding protein NUCLEAR FUSION DEFECTIVE 6, mitochondrial isoform X3, whose product MAASTAARSIFRSCAGRSCASAARFATESKAARSPFRIGPKQPTSSSPSLRCPVELSFCVESMLPYHTATASALMTSMLSITRRSYGWLPEGLDKTR is encoded by the exons ATGGCCGCCTCAACCGCCGCCAGATCCATTTTCCGGTCCTGCGCCGGCCGGAGCTGCGCCTCGGCCGCTCGGTTCGCCACTGAATCGAAAGCTGCTCGCTCACCGTTCCGCATAGGACCCAAGCAGCCCACATCATCATCTCCTTCTCTCAG GTGTCCTGTTGAATTGAGCTTCTGTGTGGAGTCGATGCTGCCCTACCACACTGCCACTGCCTCGGCTTTGATGACTTCCATGCTTTCCATCACTCGCCGCAGCTACGGTTGGCTTCCTGAAG GCCTGGACAAGACTAGATGA
- the LOC126798155 gene encoding protein NUCLEAR FUSION DEFECTIVE 6, mitochondrial isoform X1 has product MAASTAARSIFRSCAGRSCASAARFATESKAARSPFRIGPKQPTSSSPSLRCPVELSFCVESMLPYHTATASALMTSMLSITRRSYGWLPEACNNDA; this is encoded by the exons ATGGCCGCCTCAACCGCCGCCAGATCCATTTTCCGGTCCTGCGCCGGCCGGAGCTGCGCCTCGGCCGCTCGGTTCGCCACTGAATCGAAAGCTGCTCGCTCACCGTTCCGCATAGGACCCAAGCAGCCCACATCATCATCTCCTTCTCTCAG GTGTCCTGTTGAATTGAGCTTCTGTGTGGAGTCGATGCTGCCCTACCACACTGCCACTGCCTCGGCTTTGATGACTTCCATGCTTTCCATCACTCGCCGCAGCTACGGTTGGCTTCCTGAAG CTTGCAATAATGATGCATGA
- the LOC126798687 gene encoding uncharacterized protein At4g28440-like: MATATANASGTATVTAKRKPVFIKVADIQPGTSGHTLTVKVVSSNPVKVTSKNGGARSALSSRPLQPPRIAECLVGDETGTIVFTARNDQVDIMKPGTTVILRNAKIDMFKGTMRLGVDKWGRVEVTEPASFEVKEANNLSLVEYELVNVASDQKS, encoded by the exons ATGGCAACGGCGACCGCGAACGCTTCCGGGACGGCGACGGTGACGGCAAAGAGGAAGCCGGTGTTCATAAAGGTTGCGGACATTCAGCCAGGCACTAGCGGCCACACTCTGACCGTCAAGGTCGTCAGCTCCAATCCAGTCAAGGTCACCTCCAAGAACGGCGGCGCCCGATCCGCTCTCTCCTCTCGCCCTCTTCAGCCTCCTCGCATCGCTGAGTGCCTCGTCGGCGATGAGACCGGGACCATTGTCTTCACTGCTCGCAATGACCAAG TTGATATTATGAAGCCTGGCACCACGGTGATCCTGCGCAATGCAAAGATTGACATGTTCAAGGGGACTATGAGGCTTGGGGTTGATAAATGGGGCCGTGTTGAAGTCACAGAACCAGCCAGCTTTGAAGTGAAGGAGGCCAACAATCTTTCTCTCGTCGAGTATGAGTTAGTTAATGTTGCATCGGACCAGAAAAGCTAA
- the LOC126797003 gene encoding uncharacterized protein LOC126797003, with protein sequence MTSNLIRIVSHEAKNPVDCSLKKTFELLEPNLRPPWAVTILTPHEHLLLNKVILYGILCETHCAKTHIKHLHAMVINGYGLFANLIYEIVNELYTKLVEPKIVGGDYSDGNSWLCFEIVIMFLAKWDSLVEVDPMTLTSRLYTYLRLIGRDVVWLLQDLVHIPNIRSIWKDLALNQGSFKTLGYFVISLLYNTRTSSRYTSDSPELETQLRFLVFYMRKVWESKAIPGMTTHQTKSFKQISFPDKLVYDVELRGSIVRGVSSSLRVPVRKGVIALLMS encoded by the exons ATGACTTCAAACCTGATTCGGATTGTTTCCCATGAAGCTAAGAACCCAGTAGACTGCTCACTAAAGAAGACCTTTGAGCTACTTGAACCAAATCTAAGACCCCCATGGGCAGTAACAATTCTAACACCACATGAACATTTGCTACTCAACAAGGTTATTTTGTATGGAATTCTATGTGAAACCCATTGTGCCAAAACACATATTAAGCATTTACATGCCATGGTCATTAATGGGTATGGCTTATTTGCTAATTTGATTTATGAGATTGTGAATGAATTGTATACGAAACTTGTTGAACCG AAAATTGTTGGTGGGGATTATAGTGATGGAAATTCATGGTTGTGTTTTGAGATCGTCATCATGTTTCTAGCCAAATGGGATTCCCTTGTGGAAGTGGATCCTATGACTTTGACCAGTAGACTGTATACATATCTTCGGCTA ATTGGGCGGGATGTTGTATGGCTCCTACAAGATTTGGTTCATATACCAAACATTAGATCTATTTGGAAAGATTTGGCATTGAATCAAGGCAGCTTTAAGACTCTTGGGTATTTTGTTATTTCGTTGCTCTATAACACAAGGACTTCAAGTCGGTATACTTCAGATTCACCAGAACTGGAGACACAATTGCGGTTTTTAGTTTTCTACATGCGTAAAGTTTGGGAGTCAAAAGCGATACCAGGAATG ACCACCCACCAAACGAAATCATTCAAACAAATATCATTCCCAGATAAGCTGGT TTATGATGTGGAACTCAGAGGTAGCATTGTTAGAGGCGTGTCTTCATCTCTTCGTGTACCTGTCAGGAAAGGAGTAATCGCTCTCTTGATGTCTTGA
- the LOC126798458 gene encoding 26S proteasome non-ATPase regulatory subunit 2 homolog A isoform X1, producing the protein MAAQDPTNTASGSGKQAEPTKPPPSKGSKKKDDKKDEDLSDEDLALKQQLELYVERVQDADPGLQKVALESMRQEIRTSTSSMTSVPKPLKYLRPHYGTLKAYYETMADSDLKKYLADILSVLALTMSAEGERESLKFRLLGSDGDIGSWGHEYVRNLAGEIAQEYAKRQLQSDETPFDDLMDLVQQIVAFHMRHNAEPEAVDLLMEVEDLDLLVEHVDKTNFKRTCLYLTSSARYLPGPDDMLVLDIAFMIYLKFEEYPNALQIALFLDNKEYVKQVFTSCDDLLRKKQFCYILARHGCNFELNDEMVAEDEEREALQDIINNAKLSEGYLTLARDIEVMEAKTPEDIYKAHLLDGRASAGASVDSARQNLAATFVNAFVNAGFGQDKLMTVPSDASSGGASGNWLFKNKEHGKTSAAASLGTILLWDVDSGLAQIDKYFHSNDNHVIAGALLGVGIVNCSIKNDCDPALALLGEYIDKEDPSIRIGAIMGLGIAYAGAENELIRSKLTPILNDAKAPLDVITFAAISLGLIYVGSCNEEVAQAIIFALMDRSDAELGEPLARLIPLSLGLLFLGKQESAEATLEVSKTFHEKIRKHCDMTLLSCAYAGTGNVLKVQNLLGHCSQHLEKGETHQGPAVLGIAMIAMAEELGLEMAIRSLEHLLQYGEQNIRRAVPLALGLLCISNPKVTVMDTLSRLSHDTDSEVAMAAVISLGVIGAGTNNARIAAMLRNLSSYYYKDASLLFCVRIAQGLVHLGKGLLTLNPYHSDRFLLSPAALGGIIIMLHACLDMKAIILGKYHYVLYFLILAMQPRMLLTVDENLKPLSVPVRVGQAVDVVGQAGRPKTITGFQTHSTPVLLAAGDRAELATEKYIPLSPILEGFVILKENPDYREE; encoded by the exons ATGGCTGCGCAAGATCCGACTAACACCGCCAGCGGCAGCGGCAAGCAGGCCGAGCCCACCAAGCCGCCGCCCTCTAAGGGTTCCAAAAAGAAAGACGACAAGAAGGACGAAGATTTG TCGGACGAGGATTTAGCCCTGAAACAGCAACTGGAACTGTACGTTGAGAGAGTTCAGGATGCTGATCCTGGATTGCAGAAAGTTGCGCTTGAAAGTATGAG GCAGGAGATTCGTACATCAACGAGCTCCATGACCTCAGTCCCAAAGCCATTGAAGTATCTACGGCCTCATTATGGAACTTTAAAAGCATATTATGAAACAATGGCTGATTCGGATTTGAAG AAATATCTTGCAGATATATTATCAGTTCTTGCCCTGACCATGTCGGCCGAAGGAGAACGG GAAAGCCTGAAATTTAGGCTGCTAGGTTCGGATGGTGACATCGGATCTTGGGGGCACGAATATGTCAG GAACTTGGCAGGTGAGATTGCTCAAGAGTATGCCAAGCGACAG TTGCAGAGTGATGAGACCCCCTTTGATGATCTAATGGATCTAGTACAACAAATAGTTGCTTTTCACATGAGG CACAATGCAGAACCGGAAGCTGTCGACCTTTTAATggag GTTGAAGACCTTGATCTGTTAGTCGAGCATGTTGATAAGACAAATTTTAAGAGGACTTGTCTCTACCTCACCAGTTCAGCAAG ATACCTTCCTGGACCAGATGATATGTTAGTTTTGGATATTGCTTTCATGATATATCTAAAATTTGAAGAATATCCAAATGCGCTGCAGATTGCCCTTTTCCTTGATAATAAGGAG TATGTAAAGCAAGTGTTTACATCTTGTGACGATCTGTTGCGTAAAAAACAATTCTGTTACATCCTTGCCCGGCAT GGTTGTAATTTTGAGCTTAATGATGAGATGGTtgcagaagatgaagaaagagAAGCACTGCAGGACATTATCAACAATGCTAAACTCAGTGAAGGTTATCTTACCCTTGCTCGTGATATTGAGGTCATGGAGGCGAAAACTCCAGAGGATATATACAAG GCACACTTACTTGATGGTCGGGCAAGTGCTGGTGCTAGTGTTGATTCAGCCAGACAGAACTTAGCCGCTACTTTTGTCAATGCATTTGTCAATGCCGGCTTTGGTCAG GATAAGTTGATGACAGTCCCATCAGATGCTTCCAGTGGTGGTGCATCTGGAAACTGGCTTTTCAAGAATAAGGAGCATGGGAAGACCAGTGCTGCAGCAAGTCTG GGTACAATTTTACTGTGGGATGTTGATTCCGGGCTTGCTCAAATTGACAAGTACTTTCACAGCAATGACAACCATGTTATTGCCGGTGCGTTGCTGGGGGTTGGAATTGTCAACTGCAGTATTAAAAACGATTGTGATCCA GCACTTGCACTTTTGGGCGAATACATTGATAAAGAAGATCCATCTATTCGAATTGGTGCAATAATGGGTTTAGGGATTGCATATGCTGGTGCTGAGAATGAGCTG ATACGTAGTAAGCTGACTCCTATACTCAATGACGCAAAAGCTCCCCTTGATGTTATCACATTCGCTGCAATCTCCTTGGGGTTGATATATGTTGGTTCTTGCAATGAAGAAGTTGCTCAGGCAATCATTTTTGCACTGATGGACCGAAGTGATGCCGAGTTGGGGGAGCCCCTTGCTCGCCTAATACCCCTCAGCTTAGGTCTTCTCTTCCTTGGGAAACAG GAAAGTGCTGAGGCTACTCTTGAAGTTTCAAAGACATTTCAtgaaaaaatcagaaaacatTGTGATATGACTCTGCTTTCTTGTGCTTATGCGGGAACTGGAAATGTTCTTAAG GTTCAAAACCTTCTCGGCCATTGTTCACAACATCTTGAGAAGGGTGAAACACATCAGGGCCCTGCTGTGCTTGGTATTGCAATGATAGCAATGGCTGAAGAGCTGGGACTTGAGATGGCTATCCGCTCGTTAGAACACCTTTTACAGTATGGGGAACAGAACATCCGTCGGGCAGTTCCTTTGGCTCTCGGTCTGCTCTGCATTTCAAATCCAAAG GTCACTGTGATGGACACACTAAGCAGGCTGAGCCATGATACTGATTCAGAAGTAGCGATG GCGGCAGTAATTTCGTTAGGTGTGATAGGGGCAGGGACCAACAACGCCAGAATAGCTGCCATGCTTCGTAATCTTTCTAGTTATTACTACAAGGATGCCAGCCTTCTCTTCTGT GTCCGAATTGCCCAAGGTCTAGTTCATTTGGGAAAGGGTTTATTGACTCTAAATCCATATCATTCTGACCGCTTCTTATTATCACC GGCAGCACTTGGTGGAATCATAATTATGCTGCATGCATGTCTGGATATGAAAGCCATCATTTTAGGGAAATATCATTATGTTCTCTACTTTCTGATATTGGCAATGCAG CCGAGAATGTTGCTGACTGTGGACGAGAACCTAAAGCCGCTGTCTGTCCCTGTTCGGGTGGGCCAAGCCGTGGATGTTGTTGGCCAGGCTGGTCGTCCCAAAACAATTACTGGCTTCCAGACCCATTCGACACCAGTTCTTTTGGCAGCTGGTGATAGGGCGGAGCTGGCGACTGAAAA GTATATTCCCCTTTCCCCAATCCTGGAAGGGTTCGTCATTTTAAAAGAGAATCCGGACTACCGTGAAGAGTAG
- the LOC126798458 gene encoding 26S proteasome non-ATPase regulatory subunit 2 homolog A isoform X2, translated as MAAQDPTNTASGSGKQAEPTKPPPSKGSKKKDDKKDEDLSDEDLALKQQLELYVERVQDADPGLQKVALESMRQEIRTSTSSMTSVPKPLKYLRPHYGTLKAYYETMADSDLKKYLADILSVLALTMSAEGERESLKFRLLGSDGDIGSWGHEYVRNLAGEIAQEYAKRQSDETPFDDLMDLVQQIVAFHMRHNAEPEAVDLLMEVEDLDLLVEHVDKTNFKRTCLYLTSSARYLPGPDDMLVLDIAFMIYLKFEEYPNALQIALFLDNKEYVKQVFTSCDDLLRKKQFCYILARHGCNFELNDEMVAEDEEREALQDIINNAKLSEGYLTLARDIEVMEAKTPEDIYKAHLLDGRASAGASVDSARQNLAATFVNAFVNAGFGQDKLMTVPSDASSGGASGNWLFKNKEHGKTSAAASLGTILLWDVDSGLAQIDKYFHSNDNHVIAGALLGVGIVNCSIKNDCDPALALLGEYIDKEDPSIRIGAIMGLGIAYAGAENELIRSKLTPILNDAKAPLDVITFAAISLGLIYVGSCNEEVAQAIIFALMDRSDAELGEPLARLIPLSLGLLFLGKQESAEATLEVSKTFHEKIRKHCDMTLLSCAYAGTGNVLKVQNLLGHCSQHLEKGETHQGPAVLGIAMIAMAEELGLEMAIRSLEHLLQYGEQNIRRAVPLALGLLCISNPKVTVMDTLSRLSHDTDSEVAMAAVISLGVIGAGTNNARIAAMLRNLSSYYYKDASLLFCVRIAQGLVHLGKGLLTLNPYHSDRFLLSPAALGGIIIMLHACLDMKAIILGKYHYVLYFLILAMQPRMLLTVDENLKPLSVPVRVGQAVDVVGQAGRPKTITGFQTHSTPVLLAAGDRAELATEKYIPLSPILEGFVILKENPDYREE; from the exons ATGGCTGCGCAAGATCCGACTAACACCGCCAGCGGCAGCGGCAAGCAGGCCGAGCCCACCAAGCCGCCGCCCTCTAAGGGTTCCAAAAAGAAAGACGACAAGAAGGACGAAGATTTG TCGGACGAGGATTTAGCCCTGAAACAGCAACTGGAACTGTACGTTGAGAGAGTTCAGGATGCTGATCCTGGATTGCAGAAAGTTGCGCTTGAAAGTATGAG GCAGGAGATTCGTACATCAACGAGCTCCATGACCTCAGTCCCAAAGCCATTGAAGTATCTACGGCCTCATTATGGAACTTTAAAAGCATATTATGAAACAATGGCTGATTCGGATTTGAAG AAATATCTTGCAGATATATTATCAGTTCTTGCCCTGACCATGTCGGCCGAAGGAGAACGG GAAAGCCTGAAATTTAGGCTGCTAGGTTCGGATGGTGACATCGGATCTTGGGGGCACGAATATGTCAG GAACTTGGCAGGTGAGATTGCTCAAGAGTATGCCAAGCGACAG AGTGATGAGACCCCCTTTGATGATCTAATGGATCTAGTACAACAAATAGTTGCTTTTCACATGAGG CACAATGCAGAACCGGAAGCTGTCGACCTTTTAATggag GTTGAAGACCTTGATCTGTTAGTCGAGCATGTTGATAAGACAAATTTTAAGAGGACTTGTCTCTACCTCACCAGTTCAGCAAG ATACCTTCCTGGACCAGATGATATGTTAGTTTTGGATATTGCTTTCATGATATATCTAAAATTTGAAGAATATCCAAATGCGCTGCAGATTGCCCTTTTCCTTGATAATAAGGAG TATGTAAAGCAAGTGTTTACATCTTGTGACGATCTGTTGCGTAAAAAACAATTCTGTTACATCCTTGCCCGGCAT GGTTGTAATTTTGAGCTTAATGATGAGATGGTtgcagaagatgaagaaagagAAGCACTGCAGGACATTATCAACAATGCTAAACTCAGTGAAGGTTATCTTACCCTTGCTCGTGATATTGAGGTCATGGAGGCGAAAACTCCAGAGGATATATACAAG GCACACTTACTTGATGGTCGGGCAAGTGCTGGTGCTAGTGTTGATTCAGCCAGACAGAACTTAGCCGCTACTTTTGTCAATGCATTTGTCAATGCCGGCTTTGGTCAG GATAAGTTGATGACAGTCCCATCAGATGCTTCCAGTGGTGGTGCATCTGGAAACTGGCTTTTCAAGAATAAGGAGCATGGGAAGACCAGTGCTGCAGCAAGTCTG GGTACAATTTTACTGTGGGATGTTGATTCCGGGCTTGCTCAAATTGACAAGTACTTTCACAGCAATGACAACCATGTTATTGCCGGTGCGTTGCTGGGGGTTGGAATTGTCAACTGCAGTATTAAAAACGATTGTGATCCA GCACTTGCACTTTTGGGCGAATACATTGATAAAGAAGATCCATCTATTCGAATTGGTGCAATAATGGGTTTAGGGATTGCATATGCTGGTGCTGAGAATGAGCTG ATACGTAGTAAGCTGACTCCTATACTCAATGACGCAAAAGCTCCCCTTGATGTTATCACATTCGCTGCAATCTCCTTGGGGTTGATATATGTTGGTTCTTGCAATGAAGAAGTTGCTCAGGCAATCATTTTTGCACTGATGGACCGAAGTGATGCCGAGTTGGGGGAGCCCCTTGCTCGCCTAATACCCCTCAGCTTAGGTCTTCTCTTCCTTGGGAAACAG GAAAGTGCTGAGGCTACTCTTGAAGTTTCAAAGACATTTCAtgaaaaaatcagaaaacatTGTGATATGACTCTGCTTTCTTGTGCTTATGCGGGAACTGGAAATGTTCTTAAG GTTCAAAACCTTCTCGGCCATTGTTCACAACATCTTGAGAAGGGTGAAACACATCAGGGCCCTGCTGTGCTTGGTATTGCAATGATAGCAATGGCTGAAGAGCTGGGACTTGAGATGGCTATCCGCTCGTTAGAACACCTTTTACAGTATGGGGAACAGAACATCCGTCGGGCAGTTCCTTTGGCTCTCGGTCTGCTCTGCATTTCAAATCCAAAG GTCACTGTGATGGACACACTAAGCAGGCTGAGCCATGATACTGATTCAGAAGTAGCGATG GCGGCAGTAATTTCGTTAGGTGTGATAGGGGCAGGGACCAACAACGCCAGAATAGCTGCCATGCTTCGTAATCTTTCTAGTTATTACTACAAGGATGCCAGCCTTCTCTTCTGT GTCCGAATTGCCCAAGGTCTAGTTCATTTGGGAAAGGGTTTATTGACTCTAAATCCATATCATTCTGACCGCTTCTTATTATCACC GGCAGCACTTGGTGGAATCATAATTATGCTGCATGCATGTCTGGATATGAAAGCCATCATTTTAGGGAAATATCATTATGTTCTCTACTTTCTGATATTGGCAATGCAG CCGAGAATGTTGCTGACTGTGGACGAGAACCTAAAGCCGCTGTCTGTCCCTGTTCGGGTGGGCCAAGCCGTGGATGTTGTTGGCCAGGCTGGTCGTCCCAAAACAATTACTGGCTTCCAGACCCATTCGACACCAGTTCTTTTGGCAGCTGGTGATAGGGCGGAGCTGGCGACTGAAAA GTATATTCCCCTTTCCCCAATCCTGGAAGGGTTCGTCATTTTAAAAGAGAATCCGGACTACCGTGAAGAGTAG